A window of the Henckelia pumila isolate YLH828 chromosome 3, ASM3356847v2, whole genome shotgun sequence genome harbors these coding sequences:
- the LOC140891650 gene encoding zinc finger CCCH domain-containing protein 20-like — translation MMLGERSYVVAPPWPYAAEDPISISLSPTMAANSFASNTDDYYDGLKALQVYLPSNNIEAEPENGGGGDFPVDAHSCDQFRMFEFKVKKCARGKAHDWTDCPFAHPGEKARRRDPKKFHYTATPCPDFRKGSCFRADSCEFAHGVFECWLHPARYRTQPCKDGMNCKRRVCFFAHSPDQLRVMSPRAETVSSSPIDSPPMSPMMGGSVADLVLSLRQLQLNKVKSMSSSSWVGGAGSPPRMMMARNGYLSLPTTPTRPAIGSLDPWDFSVSEDPEPPLMERVESGRSLRAKMFEKLSKDNPLERVDPDPQPDPIPELGWVSELVK, via the coding sequence ATGATGCTCGGAGAACGAAGCTATGTTGTTGCTCCGCCGTGGCCCTACGCGGCGGAAGATCCCATCTCCATCTCTCTCAGCCCAACTATGGCCGCTAACTCCTTTGCTTCCAACACCGACGATTACTACGACGGTTTGAAGGCTCTGCAGGTGTATCTCCCTTCCAACAACATTGAAGCGGAGCCGGAGAACGGCGGCGGAGGGGACTTTCCGGTGGACGCGCACTCTTGCGACCAGTTCCGGATGTTCGAGTTCAAGGTGAAGAAGTGCGCGCGTGGGAAGGCGCACGACTGGACCGACTGCCCGTTCGCTCATCCGGGGGAGAAGGCGCGGCGGAGGGACCCGAAGAAGTTCCACTACACGGCCACCCCCTGCCCGGATTTCCGCAAGGGGAGCTGCTTCAGAGCCGACTCCTGCGAGTTCGCCCACGGGGTGTTCGAGTGTTGGCTCCACCCAGCCCGCTACCGCACGCAGCCATGCAAGGACGGCATGAACTGCAAGCGGAGGGTGTGCTTCTTCGCCCACTCTCCGGACCAGCTCCGCGTGATGAGCCCACGCGCCGAGACGGTCTCCAGCTCCCCGATCGACTCGCCGCCTATGAGCCCGATGATGGGCGGCTCCGTCGCCGATCTGGTGCTTTCCCTCCGCCAGCTGCAGCTGAACAAAGTGAAGTCCatgtcttcttcttcttgggtgGGCGGCGCGGGCTCTCCTCCCAGGATGATGATGGCCCGAAACGGGTACTTGAGCCTCCCCACCACCCCGACCCGGCCCGCGATCGGCTCCTTGGACCCCTGGGACTTCTCTGTTTCCGAAGATCCGGAGCCGCCGCTGATGGAGAGGGTGGAATCTGGGAGAAGCCTGAGAGCCAAAATGTTCGAGAAGCTGAGCAAGGATAATCCTCTGGAACGGGTCGACCCGGATCCGCAGCCGGACCCGATCCCTGAACTGGGTTGGGTGTCAGAGCTGGTGAAGTAG